The following is a genomic window from Trichomycterus rosablanca isolate fTriRos1 chromosome 24, fTriRos1.hap1, whole genome shotgun sequence.
AAGGCTGAACAGTGGCTGTTTGTTTAACAGGTCGATTAGCTGTGTGTTACTGGTCTGACTGATGCTTACCTGAGATCtcacctgtctctctctcttacccgtctctctctctcacccccCCCCCTGCAGGTTCATGGCAGCAGCTGAGCCCTCAGTCCTGGAGCCGTCAGAACGTTCTGGAGTGGATCAGTTACCACGTTGAGGAGAGTAAATTCGACGCCACCCTGGTGAACCTGGACTGCTGTGACATGGACGGATTCACGCTGTGTTTCCTCAGCAGAGACGAGGTGATGGGAACCTTCGGCCCTCAGCTGGGGGCCACGCTGTACCAGAGCCTGGAGAACCTCAAACACAGACACGGTGAGGAACATCACAACGTTTTAGATCTGTGGTGGAGAGTCATGAGGGATCTGAGGTCAGGAGTGGGGTCGGTGTGAGGGGGGTGGATGCTGTGGTTTGGATTTTTTGGGGACTGAAGGTgattatttctgttttttagCTCTGTCTGACGACATCGTGCCCAACTACATACTGGACGAGACCTACGACCTGCTGAACAACTTCCTGTCTGGCCACCCGCTGCTCGAGACAGTAAAGGTTCAGGACATTCCACCAGGTGAGCACCTGAACTACACCTGAACTACACCTGAACTACACCTCTCTCACCTAAGCTACCATATacagccaaaaatatgtagacacctgaccctgAACATCTCATACCAAAACCAGATGCATTAATATGGCGTTTGTGGCCACTGGATCAAAAGAACATGTGTAAGATTAGTCACTGATGTTGGGGATGGAAGGCCAGGCTCACAATCAaccttccaattcatcccaaatgtgttcagtagggttgaggtcagagctctgtgtacGCGGAGATTTTTCACATCAAATTAATCAGATGAGATCACGTCTTTATGGGTTTTGGTGCTGGACAGGTAATCAGAAGGACCTTCCACAACTGTCACATGACTGATTTTACAGACCTGAACTCTAAGTGGAACAGTTGTGTTAATAGAACGTCAGCAGGGTTTACATGATGCTTCTCTTGTATTTCAGTCAATAAGAGGGAGAGCGACTTCGGCTACTACGATTATAAACCACAGCTCACGCCGGGCAGCGACCACGGCTACGACTCGTACCAGGACAGTCTGGACAGCTCCTTCAGAGGTAATGAGAAGGTTTCTGCTCTCACCTCTGCACCACCAACACTGAAGATTAAATCTGTAGCTCATCTGAAGGGTATTGGGTCAAACCTCGTCAATCCCACTGGCCTCTGTAGCCAGAACCAGTGGCATTAATCTACATAGGTGGGACTTGATCATGTTCACAAAGCTGGTCGTACCCGATCCCACTGATCACCTTTATTCAATAACAGTGAGGGTAACTGAGAGAATCAAGGGTCaagggcctcactcaggggCCCATCAGCTTGGTTGTCtgaagcttgaaccagcaatcttacCATTAGTGTCCTGAACACTATCATTATTAATCAGGAGGAATCTGGTGGAGCTCCAGTCGGGTTCCTAAAGTTCTGCTGTTATTAgtggaaataaaaacacaccagcTGAGTTTTTATTCTCTAATAATTAATGTCacgttgttttatatttatattttatattattcatctGTTTCATTTCCTCTCAAACTGTCCAAGATTTTAGCAAAATAGCAGAAAACAACAACACGAGCAGCCGAACCATTTAAcacacagataaaaataaagtaaatcctCGTTTCTGCAGCTAAATTAAAATATTACGTTTGATAATCTTCACAGGAAGTTTTCTGAGCCCGAGTTCTCCAGAGTCCGCCGGGAGCGATTCAGATCCCGACTACACCGAGGCCAGCTACAATCCATCACTGAGTAAGAGCTCATCATCCTTCTAACGTTCATCCTGATAAACCCTGGACTTAACTCACGTGACCCTCACACTTCTGTGTTTCTCTGTTTCTGTGCAGAAGTTTTTGTGAAGCAGGAGCCCACGGAGAAGAAGAAGAGAGGACGACCCCCCAAAATCAGCCGCGGCTCAGATCACTACGTGGAGAACAAGAAAAGTAAACACGGTGAGAGATCATGGAACAAATAAAACCGAGGGCTGAAGGGTCGAAGGGCTCATTCAtaaaccttctgattaaaatAACCCAGTTCAGTTTGAGATGTTCAGGAACAGGTGGGTGACGACGTTCTTTGTTTTTCCCGACAGCTCCTCGTGGAACACACCTGTGGGAATTCATCCGAGATATCTTGATCCACCCGGAGAAGAACCAGGGCCTGATGAAGTGGGAGGATCGGCGGGACGGCATCTTCAAGTTCCTGAAGTCGGAGGCGGTGGCACAGCTGTGGggtcagaagaagaagaacagcAGCATGACCTACGAGAAGTTGAGCCGCGCCATGAGGTACCAGTTCcacctcattattattattatttttttaataacgcAAATCAGTTCTTCATTAAAAAATGAACCGTCCAGACGCTCggtggcacagcgataaaaacacgctggcacactggagcacatcTCCAACTCGTAGGTTTGAACATCAGCTCTGTTACTGACAGGCTGGACGCCCATATGGACACATTTGGCTCGTCCAAGgggtttcctcataactgctgcatcataatgatggtgctgcacagagacgggggataacggagatcagtgcgtgactctccgtgcgcgatacggatcgccgtatgaaccctggtgcaggtgaaaagaagcggtgggtgctgcacacgtgttggagttAGTAACAACAGTTAGCAGTacaggggaattggatacgactaaattaggaggaaaaatttgtgcaaaatgcaaaaacaaaaacagatccTACAGATAAAAACAGTTCTGGGTTTCCTGTAGAACCGTTAGAAGCTTGATAACGAACCGGTTCTTCAGGGAACCAAACATGGTTCTATTAGAAGAAGCTTTTCtggttaaataataatttatagatAACGTATGTATAATGTATGTATAACGTATGTATAATGTAGTTGAGTTTGCTGACGCTCGGGCTCTGATGTTCCTGCAGGTATTACTATAAAAGAGAAATCCTGGAGCGGGTGGACGGCCGGCGTCTCGTCTACAAATTCGGGAAGAACTCGAGTGGCTGGAGAATCGAGGATGTCGGGGTGTGAGGGGGTCGAGGACGAACTTATATAAACGAGGCACTTATGAGAATCGAGGCAGTGAGGTGGGACGGACCCGAGGAACATGAAGGACATTAGCGCCGGCGGGTGGGCGTGGCTCTGAAGGCTCGTTTTATACAGACAGACTCTTCCCAGTGACGGGAATAAAACTAACTAACACTGTAAGCCAGTTTTGGCTAAAGTAGGTTTTATGAACCGATAATAACCTTCTTCtgttattgtttgtgttttcttttgatTGACTCTTCTCATGTCCAGTGGGCACGCGGGCGTGGCCATCACATGATCTCTCACCAATCGCCAGAGCTCGGCTAATGCACCACACaggcaaaagtattaggacaccctttataatattaaatattaatctatgtgtttcagacacaacaaTCACTAACTGCTGTAAAAAATCAGTGAtttgctttgcagcaacagtttagggaaggccttttttttttacccggtttaaaaacaaagaaatggaTGAACCAGAACACCAACAGATCAGTCATTTCTTTCGatcaaatgggcacaaattcccacagacgtacttcgaagtcttgtaagaagcttctcagaataGCAGTTGTTGTCACACATTAGCTGTTAATAGTGTTTGATTTTGGAGCAGGACGTCCAACaggctcatgctcaggtgtccaaatacttttggtggtgtagtgtagtgtaggtgCAGATATGAGTTTTGTTTCAGTACTGGTTCTGATCCACACGTTTACTTTCATCTCCTAAACAACGTGGGTATAAAATCCTCACCAGATCAGTACAAGTTTACACTTAATTTACCCACAATgctttaaaaataagtaaaatgctggtgttttaatagtttttatgtaGTTAATAACATCTATGTTTGATTTATTCTGCTAACAATCATTCAGCCAGAAGCAAAACAATCCAGCTCTGCTAACTCTGCTGTGTGTTAGCCGTTTAGCATTAAAGCTTACAGCAGGAAGCTAACTCTGCTGTGTGTTAGCTGTTTAGCATTAAAGCTAACAGCAGGAAGCTAACTCTGCTGTGTGTTAGCCGTTTAGCATTAAAGCTAACAGCAGGAAGCTAACTGCTGTGTCTCTGTTTTAATGAAGTGAACGTGATGTTATCAGCAGTACTGGAACAAAACTGAGAGAAAATACTCAGTTTATGATTGTATACCTGCTTCAGGGAGAAAATAATCAAAGGTTCTAATGTAAACAAGCTAATTAAAGAAGCGAACGTTTTATTGGCATTATATTGTTAGTAAACAAACAGAAACAATAAATCAGTcgtttattctttcatttatgtgtataaatattaaatctttatattaataCATGAGTGTATTTAACCACGGTGTCAATCAGGTGAAAAtcaggtgtgtgggtgtgtgagtgtgtgtgtgagtgtgtgtgtgtgtgtgtgtgtgtgtgtgtgtgagtgagtgtgtgtgtgttgggtgagtgtgtgtgtgttgggtgaaGGTTATTCTGTTTAATCACACACGTGGTTTCTGTAAGACAGATTCTCACTCAGAGATATTTGACTGTATGACATGTTGTCTGTATCAGaagtttttataaaataaatctgtTTATTAGAAACGTTTcgtgtttttttattcttattagaTTTTGATGAGTTGATGTTTTGGTTTACTTCACTTTGATGTTTATAAATCTGGTTAGgttatacagcggtaccttgtaactcaacgctCCCCCTgaactacaataagtcacgctaagttttgtgcaccgccatcACACTTCATagaaaataacggcacagcagtgCAGAAGTGGTtctgtcacttctcatgtgaatgcgccggtgctgaagggaatacggtattccaacatcaagcatctccaccattgagaagcgtcaggaaacaataaagcagtaaaactaaagtgcagcttttattgtatttttattaatgtttaactgttagtaattgtatttcagtgtgtttatattatatttgtgttattttcagtgtttaagcgtcaaaaacaacctcattattttacatgagactaaaatatctgcagctccactggaccatggacgcattaacaggtttcacaaacatccttatgggaaaaaatacctcgaaactcaacgtctttaaaactcaacaccactcccagaacccactgatgttgagtttaaaggtactgctgtattattatatgtattattatattatatggtCGCTTTTGTGCCTAGTTAGTCCCAGTTAGTCCCAGTTTTGACCCGGTTAATCCTGTTTGAACAGTTTTGACCCAGTTAGTCCCGGTTCAGCCTGTTAGTCCtgatctgttgctgcacagtttgaTGAAACTGATAAACCTAAAGTTTCTCTGGACGTtgattttatctctttatatcTGTAATGAAGGTGTGTTTCAGCAGGTAGTTTCAGGTCTCAGGTTTACAGTTTCAGCGTGTCTGCGCTTGTGTGTAAATAATATCTGGACGCGTGTGTTTTTTGGACATGGTCCTGTTAGTGAAGGACATCAGTGATGAGATCTGTGATGAGATCTCTTTACTAACCCTGACACATACAATCAAATGATTGTTAGTGCTTGTTGATGAGCCGTGCGGAACTGAAGCATCTGTGCTTGGTTTCTCCTCGGTTATTTAAGAAATCTGCAGCAGCACCTTCTGCTGGATGGTCGAGGTATCAGTAGGAGTGGTGGAGGAGTACAGAGAGTGTAGTGTGTTCTTCCATACATGTTAAAgctctctgtaagaatccacCACTGTCTGGTGTAGAGAAGCTTCACACATGTTGCAGAAGGAGAGTATTAGAATTGGATATATCTAAAACTGGAACAAAATAGCGGAAAGCCTGAAGTATGAACGTTTACCGCTAATGTTTTTGTTCCCTCACATGCCAGAATAATCCCGTCTGAACAGCTTTAGGCGTGTCCACGTCTAGCCTGAGTTTGCATCTGAAGCCCTGAACAGCAGACGCGTCTCCTTCAGTCTGAGCCGTCAATCAGCGTCCGTCTGAGACACACGCGGCGTCCACCGTCCCCCCGCAGGCACGCTCAGGTCGTGCACTGAGTTCGGTACACAATCCGGCTCTGTGTAAACACCTGTCAGGTGTGTCACTACCTGCTCCCCGTCTGCATTCTACTGCATCTCCTCTAAACACCTGCAGTGATCCACCAAGACCTCTCCAACATGGTCGGGGATGAGGTGGGTGACTGGCTTCCACTAACCACTGGGTCCATCTTAAGGCCTCTGccatcccccctcagacacagccagtcatccctgtgtgtagatgcctgaccggccgatagcaccgccagggattcgaaccctggatcccagtggtagtggactAGCGTgacactgagtgtgtgtgttccagtctCTCCAGGACTGAGTGTGTTTGGTTGATGAACTTTTTAAacgtttataataaaacatgcagTAAACGTCTCACCGCTAGAAACCAAACGTGCagttactgttttattttcatttaa
Proteins encoded in this region:
- the elf3 gene encoding ETS-related transcription factor Elf-3; this encodes MMASSELSCILNITNANLYPTEPSLNTVSFPMMHRSSSQFSDANYCTNYISTVGSWQQLSPQSWSRQNVLEWISYHVEESKFDATLVNLDCCDMDGFTLCFLSRDEVMGTFGPQLGATLYQSLENLKHRHALSDDIVPNYILDETYDLLNNFLSGHPLLETVKVQDIPPVNKRESDFGYYDYKPQLTPGSDHGYDSYQDSLDSSFRGSFLSPSSPESAGSDSDPDYTEASYNPSLKVFVKQEPTEKKKRGRPPKISRGSDHYVENKKSKHAPRGTHLWEFIRDILIHPEKNQGLMKWEDRRDGIFKFLKSEAVAQLWGQKKKNSSMTYEKLSRAMRYYYKREILERVDGRRLVYKFGKNSSGWRIEDVGV